Proteins encoded within one genomic window of Humulus lupulus chromosome 1, drHumLupu1.1, whole genome shotgun sequence:
- the LOC133808462 gene encoding probable protein phosphatase 2C 63: MLELCRRPLERCFGVGNGGDELLWHLGLKPYASGDYSIAAVQANFSLEDQGQVFTSPSATYVGIYDGHGGPEASRFITNHLFPYLQKFSTEQGGLSVDVIKKAFDATEEEFLHLVRQSWPARPQIASVGSCCLVGAISDDVLYVANLGDSRAVLGRRGFEGQSSNGTVVAERLSTDHNVAVEEVRKEVKDLHPDDSHIVVYTRGVWRIKGIIQVSRSIGDVYLKKPEFNRDLFQQCGIPIPLKRAVMTAEPSIIVRNLKPQDMFLIFASDGLWEHLSDEAAVEIVYKNPRTGIAKRLVRAAINEAAKKREMRYDDIKKIEKGVRRHFHDDITVVVIYLDRSEGSLNSSRFKNHSPFDCTTVPMDIFSLNADEVDTSLHANN, translated from the exons ATGCTGGAGCTTTGCCGGCGGCCATTGGAAAGGTGCTTTGGAGTTGGAAATGGTGGTGATGAGCTTCTATGGCATTTGGGCCTCAAGCCTTACGCTTCAGGAGACTATTCCATAGCTGCGGTTCAAGCCAATTTTTCTCTTGAAGATCAAGGACAGGTGTTCACTTCTCCTTCCGCCACGTATGTTGGTATCTACGACGGCCATGGCGGTCCCGAAGCTTCTCGATTCATCACCAACCATCTCTTCCCTTACCTTCAAA AATTCTCGACCGAACAAGGTGGACTATCTGTGGATGTGATAAAGAAGGCGTTTGATGCTACCGAAGAGGAGTTCTTACACTTGGTGAGACAATCATGGCCAGCACGGCCTCAGATTGCTTCCGTTGGCTCATGTTGCCTAGTTGGGGCCATATCCGACGACGTTTTATACGTGGCTAATCTTGGGGACTCGAGAGCGGTTCTTGGCCGGAGAGGGTTTGAAGGGCAGTCGAGTAATGGTACGGTCGTCGCAGAGAGACTCTCAACTGATCATAACGTGGCAGTGGAGGAGGTGAGGAAGGAAGTTAAGGACCTTCACCCTGATGATTCTCACATTGTAGTGTACACTCGTGGTGTTTGGCGAATCAAGGGTATTATTCAG GTGTCGAGATCAATTGGAGATGTTTACTTGAAGAAACCCGAGTTTAACAGAGACCTGTTCCAGCAATGTGGTATACCTATTCCATTAAAAAGGGCTGTAATGACAGCAGAACCCTCGATCATTGTTCGAAATTTAAAGCCACAAGACATGTTTTTGATCTTTGCATCCGATGGTCTGTGGGAGCATTTAAGTGATGAAGCAGCTGTTGAAATTGTCTATAAAAATCCCAGAACT GGAATAGCGAAACGATTAGTTAGAGCTGCCATTAATGAGGCTGCAAAGAAAAGGGAAATGAGATATGATGACATAAAGAAAATTGAGAAAGGAGTAAGACGCCATTTTCATGACGACATTACTGTGGTTGTGATATATCTTGATCGTTCTGAAGGTTCTCTAAATAGTAGTAGATTCAAAAATCATAGCCCTTTTGACTGCACAACTGTTCCTATGGATATATTCTCTCTTAATGCTGATGAAGTAGACACTTCACTTCATGCAAATAACTGA